One part of the Vitis riparia cultivar Riparia Gloire de Montpellier isolate 1030 chromosome 15, EGFV_Vit.rip_1.0, whole genome shotgun sequence genome encodes these proteins:
- the LOC117931648 gene encoding cytochrome P450 714C2-like yields the protein MIVSVVLGGVVGLFIYLYNTLILKPKRLQLRLGKQGIRGPSPSFLVGNIPQIKRIQTQKAHSTTPKHVPIAHDWYCTLFPYIEQWRNQYGAMFTYSSGNKQLLCITDPEMVKQISLCTSLKLGKPAYMLKERKPMFGEGIISSSGHIWAYQKKVIAPELYLDKVKGMVDLMVVSTSSMLRSWESRIDKEGGIAEIKVDEYLRNTTADVISRACFGSSYDQGKDIFLKLRTLQQVMSKAFLYFGVPGFRHLPTKTNRETWRLEKEIDSMILRVVKQRIRAAEEKDLMQMILKGAKTGDGEYDGASLGMSPEKFMVDNCKNIYFAGHETTATTTAWALMLLATHPEWQTRARNEVLQICKDGALPDADMLRSMKTLTMVIQETLRLYPVAAFMAREGSEDMQFKDIIVPKNVVIWIPVPFLHQNSDVWGPDAHLFNPERFAHGILGACKIPQAYMHFGMGIRTCIGQQFAMVELKVILSLILSKFTFTLSPAYRHSPAFKLAIEPQHGVNLILRKL from the exons ATGATAGTATCAGTGGTGTTGGGTGGTGTTGTAGGGTTGTTCATATATCTCTACAATACTTTGATTTTGAAGCCAAAAAGGCTTCAATTACGGCTTGGAAAGCAAGGGATAAGAGGCCCTTCACCTTCATTTCTAGTTGGAAATATTCCTCAAATCAAGAGGATACAAACCCAGAAAGCCCACTCAACAACTCCAAAACATGTCCCGATTGCTCATGACTGGTATTGCACTCTCTTCCCATATATTGAACAGTGGAGAAATCAATACG GAGCAATGTTCACATATTCATCTGGAAACAAACAACTACTTTGCATAACGGATCCAGAGATGGTGAAGCAAATCAGCCTATGCACATCTTTGAAGCTAGGAAAGCCTGCTTATATGTTGAAGGAAAGGAAGCCTATGTTTGGGGAGGGCATCATCTCATCAAGTGGTCATATTTGGGCTTACCAAAAGAAAGTCATTGCTCCTGAGCTATACTTGGACAAGGTTAAG GGCATGGTGGACTTAATGGTGGTTTCCACAAGCTCAATGCTAAGATCCTGGGAGAGTCGAATCGACAAAGAGGGAGGAATTGCAGAGATTAAAGTTGACGAGTACTTGAGAAACACAACTGCGGATGTAATCTCAAGAGCTTGTTTCGGAAGCAGTTATGACCAAGGAAAGGACATTTTCTTAAAGCTTAGAACTCTTCAACAGGTCATGTCCAAGGCATTTCTATATTTTGGTGTTCCTGGCTTCAG ACATTTGCCCACCAAAACTAATAGAGAGACATGGAGACTAGAGAAAGAGATCGATTCAATGATATTAAGGGTAGTGAAGCAGCGAATTAGGGCTGCAGAAGAGAAGGACCTTATGCAAATGATACTCAAGGGCGCCAAGACTGGTGATGGTGAGTATGATGGAGCGTCATTGGGCATGAGTCCTGAGAAGTTTATGGTCGATAATTGCAAGAACATATACTTTGCTGGCCATGAAACCACTGCAACAACCACCGCATGGGCCTTAATGCTCTTAGCCACACATCCAGAATGGCAAACTCGCGCCCGCAATGAGGTGCTTCAAATTTGCAAGGATGGCGCCCTCCCTGATGCTGATATGCTCCGAAGCATGAAAACA TTGACTATGGTGATTCAAGAGACATTGAGGCTATATCCGGTGGCAGCATTTATGGCAAGAGAAGGGTCAGAAGACATGCAGTTCAAAGACATCATAGTTCCAAAGAACGTAGTAATTTGGATCCCAGTTCCATTCCTACACCAGAACTCTGATGTCTGGGGGCCGGACGCCCACCTGTTCAACCCAGAAAGGTTTGCCCATGGAATCCTGGGGGCTTGCAAGATACCGCAGGCGTATATGCACTTCGGGATGGGGATTCGCACTTGCATCGGCCAGCAATTCGCCATGGTGGAGTTGAAGGTGATCTTGTCCCTCATTCTCTCCAAGTTTACCTTCACTCTCTCGCCTGCATACCGACATTCTCCTGCCTTTAAGTTGGCCATTGAACCACAACATGGGGTTAATCTCATTCTAAGGAAACTGTGA